The DNA window CACCGTCGAGGTCGACCAGGTCACCGCCGACCAGCGCCGCAAGATCAAGGCCATGAACTACGGCCTGGCGTACGGGTTGAGCGCGTTCGGCCTGTCCCAGCAGCTCGGGATCACCGCCGAGGAGGCGCGCGGGCTGATGGAGAACTACTTCGCCGGCTTCGGCGGGGTGCGCGACTACCTCCAGGAGGTGGTGGCGCGGGCCCGGCAGGACGGCTACACCTCCACCATCCTGGGCCGCCGCCGCTACCTGCCGGACCTGGTCAGCGACAACCGGCAGCGCCGGGAGATGGCCGAGCGGATGGCGCTCAACGCCCCCATCCAGGGCTCCGCGGCCGACATCATCAAGGTCGCCATGCTGCGCGTGGACACCGCGCTGCGCGACGCCGGGCTGCGCTCCCGGATGCTGCTCCAGGTGCACGACGAGCTGGTCTTCGAGGTCGCCCCGGGCGAGCGGGAGACCCTGGAGGCGCTGGTGCGCAGGGAGATGGGCGGGGCGCACCCGCTCTCCGTGCCGCTGGAGGTCTCCGTCGGCGAGGGCCGCGACTGGAACAGCGCCGACCACTGACCGGCGCGCCGAGACTCGGGCACCTCGGCCGGGTGCCGTTCGCCCCGAACGGCACCCGGCCGGGTTCTCCCGGCGTCGAGGGCTATGAGCTGATGAGGGTGCGGCCCGTTCCCGGCCGCGGGTCGTCGTCGGTGGCCGGGGTGGCGGCGGCGTCGCGTAGGGCGGCGGCGAGCCGGTCCCGCACCGCCAGCTGCGCGGCGATCCGGGCGTCCAGCACGGCCAGCCGCTCCCGCCCCACCCGCAGTCCGGCCGGGGAGGGCGGCGCGGCGGCCACGTCCCCGTCCAGGCAGGGCAGGAACACCCGGACGTCGTCCAGGGTCAGCCCGGCGCCGAGCAGGTGCCGGATGTTGCGCACCCGGGTGACCGTCGCGTCGTCGTACTCGCGGTAGCCGTTCGCCGCCCGCGTCGCGGCGATCAGCCCCTGCTCCTCGTAGTGCCGCAGGGCGCGCGGGGTGCAGCCGGTGACCTTCGCCAACTCGCCGATCCTCACGCGCCCGCCTCCGTCCCGCCCCGTCCCCCGCGCCCGCCCGTCAGGCGACCAGGGCGCCGCCGTCCACCGGCAGCACCACGCCGGTGACGAAGGCCGCCCCCGGGTCGCTGAGCCGCAGGATGGCCCAGGCTACGTCGTCGGGCCGGCCGATCCGTCCCAGGGGAGTGTGGTCGAGCTGCCAGCGGCGTACCGCGGCGCGCTGGTCGGGGGAGAGGCCCTGGTGTTCGCCGATGGGCGTGTCGATCGCGCCGGGTGCCACCGCCACCACCCGCACGCCGTGCGGGGCCAGCTCCACGGCCCAGCTACGGGTCAGCGAGTCGAGGGCGGCCTTGCCGGCCGCGTACACGGAGCTGCCCGGCCAGGCGCGCTGGCCGACGGTGGTGGTGACGTTCACGATCACGCCGCGGCTCGCGGTCAGCGGCTCGACCGCCGCGTGCGCCAGCCGGACGGGCGCCAGCAGGTTCGTGTCGAGCTGGCGGCGGGCCGCGGGCTCGTCCAGCCCGGCGAGCGGGCCACCGCCGGCGATCCCGGCGTTGTTGACCAGCACGTCGAGCCGGCCGTACCGGTCGAGGGCGGCGCCGACCACCCGGGCCGGCGCGTCGTCGTCGGTCACGTCGGCGGTGACCGGGGTGATCAGGGGGTGGCCGGCAGCCGTCTCCGTCAGTGGCGCGGCGCGCCGGCCGACGGCGAGGACGCGGGCGTCCGCGCCGGCGAAGGCGCGGGCGGTGGCCCGGCCGATGCCGGTGCCCGCGCCGGTGACCACCACGACCCGCTGCTGTTCGTCGTTCATGCCGCCGATCGTCCGACCCTGCCGTTAGTGGCAGGGTCAAGCGGCCGCCGTCAACGTCCCGGTCCCCGGCGTTCCTTCGGTGGGGCGCCGTGGCGTTCGAGGGCCTTGCGCGACGGGCCGCCGGGCGGCGGGAGCGGCCCCTTCACCGGGTCGTGGCCCCAGTTCATGAGGGAGTACCGCCACCGGGTCCGGCGCACGTCGCCGCTGGGTCGCTGGGCCATGTGGCGCCGGACGTACCCGACGACCTTGCGCATGTGCTTGTAGTCGGCGGCGGTGAGCTGGTCGCGCTTGCGGCGCAGCAGGTCGATGATCCGCCGGCCGGACTCGTGGCCCACCGATTCGCCGCCCCGGGTGCCCTTCCGCCAGCCGACGTGCTTGGACTCGTCGGTCTCCAACCACTGCTGGAGTTCACCCGGCTTCATGTTCACCGCGTCGGTGAACTCCCGGTAGGTCTGCTGCGGGTCGTCACCTCGGCTCACGGCGCAGCACCTCCGGTCGATGGGCGACGTCGCGGCCCGAGTCGTCGTTGCGGATCCGGTACTGCGGCTCCTCCGGCGACGCGTTCACGGCGTGCCCGCGCACGTGCGTGCGGTCGATGAGCTTCTCCCTGACGACCCCGTGCGCCCGGCCGCTGTGGCTGGCCCAGGAGACGTGGTCGCCCCGGCGGAACTCCTCCTTCTCGGCCATGCCGTCCGGTTACCCGGGGCCGGCGGGCGGAAACGGCGGCTCAGCCGGCGGCCGGCTTCTCCGCCACGAAGATGGCGGTGCCGGGGAAGAGCCGGCCGCGCAGCGGGCTCCACTGCCCCCAGATCCCCTCGTGCCCCGCCGGCCACTCCGGTTCCACGAGGTCCAGCAGGCGGAAGCCGGCGCCGACCAGCTCGCGGATCCGGTCGCCGAGCGTGCGGTGCTGCTCGACGTAGGTGGCCGCGCCGTGCTCGTCCTGCTCGACGTAGGGGGAGCGGTCGAAGTAGGAGTGCACGGCGGTCAGCCCGCCCTCGCCCGGGTCGTCCAGGAAGATCCAGCGCATCGGGTGGGTGACCGAGAAGACCCACCGGCCGCCCGGGCGCAGCACCCGCGCCACCTCCCGCATCGCCGCCGCCGAGTCGTCCACGAACGGGATCGCGCCGAACGCCGTGCACACCGTGTCGAAGGCGGCGTCGGCGAACGGCAGGGCGAGGGCGTCGGCCTGCACGAGCGGCACGCGTACGCCGGTCCGGGCGGCGGCCTCGGCGGCGTGGCGCAACATGCCGGCGGACAGGTCCAGGGCGACCGGCCGGGCGCCCTGCGCGGCGAGCCAGCGGGCGGCGGCGGCCGCGCCGCAGCCGAGTTCCAGGATCCGCCGGCCGGTCACCTCGCCGAGCAGCCGGGCGTCGGCCTCGCGCAGCCCCTCCGGGCACCACACGAAGTCCACCTCGCCGAGGAACGCGCCGTGCTCGGCCTGGTAGGCGTCGGCGTCGGCGTCCCACCAGCCCCGGTTGGCGCGGCGTACCTCGGCGGCGCCCACCCGGCGCCGGGCCACCCTGTCGTCGTCCACCCGCCCACGCTAGGCCCACGGACGGGTTGCGCGGCGGCCGGGCCGCTCCCGGCGACGGCGTGGCGGGTGGGACGGATGTGACGGACGAGACAGGTGTGGCACCTTACCGCGCGAAATCTCCGCTTTCGCAGCTGACGAGCCCGAGGAGACCCGGGAGGGCTTGCACGCTGTGGTAATGCAGCGGGTAGGCTAGACGATGCGCTCGCGGATCGTGTGCCTCGGCAGGGAGCAGGTGCGCGGTCACCGGAGCCACTAATGATCTTCTGATGGCGATCGTTCGGTGTGCCCGGTGGCGGATCCGCTGGCGCGGACTGAGTCACCGCGACGCCCACGCCTGCTGTGACAACCCATCCGACCGGAGCAACCGCCCACATGACGAGCAGCATCGAGGCCACCTCGAGCGCCAACAAGGTCACCGTCGACGACCTCGGCTCTGAGGAAGCTTTCCTCGCCGCGATCGACGAGACCATCAAGTACTTCAACGACGGCGACATTGTCGAAGGCACCGTCGTCAAGGTCGATCGGGACGAGGTCCTGCTCGACATCGGCTACAAGACCGAGGGCGTGATCCCCTCTCGGGAGCTGTCGATCAAGCACGACGTGGACCCGGCCGAGGTCGTTTCGGTCGGCGACCACATCGAGGCCCTGGTCCTCCAGAAGGAGGACAAGGAGGGTCGCCTGATCCTCTCCAAGAAGCGGGCGCAGTACGAGCGGGCCTGGGGCACGATCGAGAAGATCAAGGACGAGGACGGCGTCGTCCGCGGTTCGGTCATCGAGGTCGTCAAGGGTGGTCTCATCCTCGACATCGGGCTGCGCGGCTTCCTGCCCGCCTCGCTCGTCGAGATGCGGCGGGTCCGTGACCTGCAGCCGTACGTCGGCCGCGAACTCGAAGCCAAGATCATCGAGCTGGACAAGAACCGCAACAACGTGGTCCTGTCCCGCCGGGCCTGGCTCGAGCAGACGCAGTCCGAGGTGCGCACCGAGTTCCTCAACAAGCTGCAGAAGGGCCAGGTCCGCAAGGGCGTCGTGTCCTCGATCGTCAACTTCGGCGCGTTCGTGGACCTGGGCGGCGTGGACGGCCTGGTGCACGTCTCCGAGCTCTCCTGGAAGCACATCGACCACCCGTCCGAGGTCGTCGAGGTGGGCCAGGAGGTCGAGGTCGAGGTCCTGGACGTCGACCTGGACCGCGAGCGGGTCTCGCTGTCGCTGAAGGCGACCCAGGAGGACCCGTGGCGGCAGTTCGCCCGCACCCACGCGATCCAGCAGATCGTGCCGGGTAAGGTCACCAAGCTCGTGCCGTTCGGCGCCTTCGTCCGGGTGGACGACGGCATCGAGGGCCTGGTCCACATCTCCGAGCTGGCCGAGCGCCACGTGGAGATCCCGGAGCAGGTCGTGCAGGTCGGTTCCGAGGTCATGGTCAAGGTCATCGACATCGACCTGGAGCGCCGCCGGATCTCGCTGTCGCTCAAGCAGGCCAACGAGGGCTTCGTCGAGGGCGAGGAGCACTTCGACCCGACCCTCTACGGCATGGCCGCGACCTACGACGAGCAGGGCAACTACATCTACCCGGAGGGCTTCGACCCGGAGACGGGCGAGTGGCTCGAGGGCTACGACAAGCAGCGCGAGGCGTGGGAGCAGCAGTACGCCGAGGCGCGCCAGCGCTGGGAGGCCCACACCAAGCAGGTGCAGACCTCCCGTGCCGCCGACGCCGAGGCCGCTGCCAACCCGGCCCCGGCCGTGACCGGCACGACCTCGACCTCGACCGCGGCCCCGAGCCGTCAGGCCGAGGAGCCGGCCGGCACGCTGGCCACCGACGAGGCGCTCGCCGCGCTGCGGGAGAAGCTCGCCGGCGGCAAGTGACCCGGTGACGACACCGCCTCGGCACGTCCGAGGCCGGCGCAGTCGCTGACGGGCCCCGTCCCCGCGATCCGGTACCACCGGGTCGCCGGGGGCGGGGCCCTCGCCATGTCCGGGGCCGGTTGGCGCCGGACACGGCCATCGGGTTGACTGTTCCGGTGCTGAGGGTGGGGTTGACCGGCGGGATCGGGTCCGGCAAGAGTGCGGTGTCCAGCCGGCTGGCCGCGCTCGGCGCGGTGATCATCGACGCGGACCGGATCGCCCGCGAGGTGGTCGCCCCGGGCAGCGAGGGCCTCGCCGAGATCGTGGCGACCTTCTCCGACGCGGTCCTCGATGCCGACGGGGCGCTGGACCGGGCCGCCCTGGGCGCTCTGGTCTTCGGTGACGAGGGCGCCCGTCGCCGGCTGGAGGCGATCACCCACCCCCGGGTCCGCGCTCGCACCGCCGCGCTGATCGCCGCGGCGCCCTCCGACGCCGTCGTGGTCAACGACGTGCCGCTGCTGGTCGAGGTGGGGCTCGCGCCCACGTACCACCTGGTGCTCGTCGTGCAGGCGGCGGTGACCACCCGGCTGGAGCGGCTGGCCCGCGACCGCGGCATGGACCGCGCGGAGGCCGAGCGGCGGATCGCCGCCCAGGCCGACGACGCCCGCCG is part of the Micromonospora halotolerans genome and encodes:
- a CDS encoding MerR family transcriptional regulator, whose translation is MRIGELAKVTGCTPRALRHYEEQGLIAATRAANGYREYDDATVTRVRNIRHLLGAGLTLDDVRVFLPCLDGDVAAAPPSPAGLRVGRERLAVLDARIAAQLAVRDRLAAALRDAAATPATDDDPRPGTGRTLISS
- a CDS encoding SDR family NAD(P)-dependent oxidoreductase, whose protein sequence is MNDEQQRVVVVTGAGTGIGRATARAFAGADARVLAVGRRAAPLTETAAGHPLITPVTADVTDDDAPARVVGAALDRYGRLDVLVNNAGIAGGGPLAGLDEPAARRQLDTNLLAPVRLAHAAVEPLTASRGVIVNVTTTVGQRAWPGSSVYAAGKAALDSLTRSWAVELAPHGVRVVAVAPGAIDTPIGEHQGLSPDQRAAVRRWQLDHTPLGRIGRPDDVAWAILRLSDPGAAFVTGVVLPVDGGALVA
- a CDS encoding DUF3140 domain-containing protein, translated to MSRGDDPQQTYREFTDAVNMKPGELQQWLETDESKHVGWRKGTRGGESVGHESGRRIIDLLRRKRDQLTAADYKHMRKVVGYVRRHMAQRPSGDVRRTRWRYSLMNWGHDPVKGPLPPPGGPSRKALERHGAPPKERRGPGR
- a CDS encoding DUF2945 domain-containing protein, which codes for MAEKEEFRRGDHVSWASHSGRAHGVVREKLIDRTHVRGHAVNASPEEPQYRIRNDDSGRDVAHRPEVLRREPR
- a CDS encoding class I SAM-dependent methyltransferase gives rise to the protein MDDDRVARRRVGAAEVRRANRGWWDADADAYQAEHGAFLGEVDFVWCPEGLREADARLLGEVTGRRILELGCGAAAAARWLAAQGARPVALDLSAGMLRHAAEAAARTGVRVPLVQADALALPFADAAFDTVCTAFGAIPFVDDSAAAMREVARVLRPGGRWVFSVTHPMRWIFLDDPGEGGLTAVHSYFDRSPYVEQDEHGAATYVEQHRTLGDRIRELVGAGFRLLDLVEPEWPAGHEGIWGQWSPLRGRLFPGTAIFVAEKPAAG
- the rpsA gene encoding 30S ribosomal protein S1, yielding MTSSIEATSSANKVTVDDLGSEEAFLAAIDETIKYFNDGDIVEGTVVKVDRDEVLLDIGYKTEGVIPSRELSIKHDVDPAEVVSVGDHIEALVLQKEDKEGRLILSKKRAQYERAWGTIEKIKDEDGVVRGSVIEVVKGGLILDIGLRGFLPASLVEMRRVRDLQPYVGRELEAKIIELDKNRNNVVLSRRAWLEQTQSEVRTEFLNKLQKGQVRKGVVSSIVNFGAFVDLGGVDGLVHVSELSWKHIDHPSEVVEVGQEVEVEVLDVDLDRERVSLSLKATQEDPWRQFARTHAIQQIVPGKVTKLVPFGAFVRVDDGIEGLVHISELAERHVEIPEQVVQVGSEVMVKVIDIDLERRRISLSLKQANEGFVEGEEHFDPTLYGMAATYDEQGNYIYPEGFDPETGEWLEGYDKQREAWEQQYAEARQRWEAHTKQVQTSRAADAEAAANPAPAVTGTTSTSTAAPSRQAEEPAGTLATDEALAALREKLAGGK